A stretch of the Bacillus licheniformis DSM 13 = ATCC 14580 genome encodes the following:
- the zapA gene encoding cell division protein ZapA, with protein sequence MSDGQKTKTTVDIYGQQFTIVGDESKSHMRHVASIVDDKMREINEKNPYLDINKLAVLTAVNVVHDYLKLKEELERLKGQIKEKD encoded by the coding sequence TTGTCTGATGGTCAAAAAACGAAAACAACAGTTGACATCTACGGTCAGCAATTCACAATTGTCGGCGATGAGAGCAAGAGCCATATGAGGCACGTTGCCTCGATTGTGGATGATAAAATGAGAGAAATCAACGAAAAAAATCCGTATCTTGATATAAATAAACTGGCCGTTTTGACGGCTGTAAATGTGGTTCACGATTATTTGAAGCTTAAGGAAGAGCTTGAGAGATTAAAAGGACAAATAAAAGAAAAGGATTGA